One window from the genome of Paraclostridium sordellii encodes:
- a CDS encoding DegV family protein, with product MKTNIRVIVEGSTDFPKELLDEMGVKIVGINIAFGEDHYIGGVDITEKEFYKKMKESKELPKTSSPSPERFIEMFEHCEEEEILIVTLTSKLSSTYSSAVLAKNIYLEHNLGSNKRIAVVDSLSGSIGVGLMVYKANKLIQEGKSLKEVVDYLEDIKKDIAFYGVLDTLENAIKGGRVNPIAGKLINALNFKVIIEIAEGEVKPIDKARGESNSMKKLFERVKNNVHDIKNKTLVIGHANCEEKAYKIAKHIEENYEHKDIIISSIGPVMGTYTSEGAILIAVL from the coding sequence GTGAAGACAAACATAAGAGTAATAGTAGAAGGATCTACAGATTTCCCAAAAGAACTCTTGGATGAAATGGGAGTTAAAATTGTAGGAATCAATATCGCATTTGGAGAAGATCACTATATAGGTGGAGTAGATATAACTGAAAAAGAATTTTATAAAAAAATGAAAGAAAGTAAAGAATTACCAAAAACATCTAGTCCATCTCCTGAAAGATTTATAGAGATGTTTGAGCATTGTGAAGAAGAAGAAATATTAATAGTGACATTAACATCTAAATTATCTAGTACATATAGCAGTGCTGTACTAGCTAAGAATATCTATTTAGAACACAACCTAGGAAGTAACAAAAGAATTGCAGTTGTAGATTCGTTAAGTGGGTCTATAGGTGTAGGATTAATGGTATATAAAGCGAATAAATTGATACAAGAAGGGAAATCGTTAAAAGAAGTTGTTGACTACTTAGAAGACATCAAAAAAGATATAGCTTTTTATGGGGTATTAGACACTCTTGAAAACGCTATCAAGGGCGGGAGAGTAAATCCAATAGCGGGCAAATTAATAAATGCACTTAATTTTAAAGTCATTATAGAAATTGCAGAAGGTGAAGTTAAACCTATAGATAAAGCTAGAGGAGAAAGCAATAGCATGAAAAAGCTATTTGAAAGAGTTAAAAATAACGTACATGACATAAAAAATAAAACTTTGGTCATAGGACATGCAAATTGTGAAGAAAAAGCTTATAAAATTGCAAAACATATAGAAGAAAATTATGAACATAAGGATATAATAATATCAAGTATAGGTCCTGTAATGGGAACTTACACTTCTGAAGGAGCTATATTAATAGCTGTACTTTAA
- the pepF gene encoding oligoendopeptidase F: MGVDRTSIEDKFKWNIDTMYQSNESIKDDIDKVNSIIEELKSYKGKISSSKENLYKVLSNSEKASRILQNLYVYTHMKQHEDTRNNENQARATKAEMLSTELSMATSYIVPEIIAMDENKLKEYLEDEKLSFYKKYVDEILRDKPHTLTEKEEEILAGVSDLSTVPENVYEMFSFADLKFPEIKGEDGKDIRITHGNYSTFLKSKDSRVRKDAFEAVYSTYEDYKNTFASTLYGGIKSEIFYSKMRNYKSAIESSLFQDDISVGVYYNLISAVDENLDTLNRYVDIRKKYLNIDEMHMYDLYVPITSNFDMKITYEEAQDIILKALKPLGEEYLSIVKRAFNERWIDVYENEGKQGGAYSWGSYDSSPYILMSYKDDLNSLFTLIHELGHSMHSYYSKHNQEYLYSSYKIFVAEVASTLNELLLVNYLLENSSSKEERIYLLNYYLEQFRTTVYRQTMFAEFEKITHERVEAGEPLTAKEFTDIYYDLNKKYYGKSCIVDEEIGLEWARIPHFYSNFYVYKYATGFSAASALSEKILNEGKSAVEKYIEFLKSGGSDYPLNQLRAAGVDMEKKESIEKALDVFKELVEELEREC; encoded by the coding sequence ATGGGCGTAGATAGAACTTCAATAGAAGATAAGTTTAAATGGAATATCGATACTATGTATCAATCAAATGAATCAATTAAAGATGACATTGATAAAGTAAACAGTATCATAGAGGAATTGAAATCGTATAAAGGAAAGATTTCTTCTAGTAAAGAAAACCTTTATAAAGTATTAAGTAACTCTGAAAAGGCATCAAGAATCCTTCAAAACTTATATGTATACACTCACATGAAACAGCACGAAGATACTCGTAATAATGAAAATCAAGCAAGAGCAACAAAAGCAGAAATGCTATCAACAGAACTATCAATGGCTACATCATACATAGTTCCTGAAATAATTGCTATGGATGAAAATAAGTTAAAAGAATATCTAGAAGATGAAAAGTTAAGTTTTTATAAAAAATATGTAGATGAAATTTTAAGAGATAAACCACATACCCTTACAGAAAAGGAAGAAGAAATATTAGCTGGTGTATCGGATTTAAGTACAGTTCCTGAAAATGTATATGAGATGTTCTCTTTTGCCGATTTAAAATTTCCTGAAATAAAAGGAGAAGATGGTAAAGACATAAGAATAACTCATGGTAATTATTCGACTTTCTTAAAAAGTAAAGATAGTAGAGTAAGAAAGGATGCTTTTGAAGCTGTATACTCAACATATGAAGATTATAAAAATACTTTTGCATCAACATTATATGGAGGAATAAAAAGTGAAATTTTCTATTCTAAGATGAGAAATTATAAATCTGCAATAGAAAGTTCATTATTCCAAGATGATATTAGTGTAGGTGTATACTACAATTTAATAAGTGCAGTAGATGAAAACTTAGATACCTTAAATAGATATGTAGATATAAGAAAAAAATATTTAAATATTGATGAGATGCACATGTATGATTTATATGTACCTATAACATCTAACTTTGATATGAAGATAACTTATGAAGAAGCACAAGATATAATACTGAAGGCTTTAAAACCATTAGGTGAAGAATATCTAAGCATAGTAAAAAGAGCATTCAATGAGAGATGGATAGATGTGTATGAAAATGAAGGTAAGCAAGGTGGTGCTTATTCTTGGGGAAGTTATGATTCATCTCCATATATATTAATGAGTTATAAAGATGACTTAAATTCACTATTTACATTAATCCATGAATTAGGACATTCAATGCACAGTTATTACTCAAAGCATAATCAAGAATATTTATATTCTTCATATAAAATATTTGTAGCAGAGGTTGCATCTACTTTAAATGAATTACTTTTAGTTAACTATCTATTAGAAAATTCAAGTTCTAAGGAAGAAAGAATATATTTATTAAATTATTACTTAGAACAATTTAGAACTACTGTTTATAGACAAACTATGTTTGCAGAATTTGAAAAGATAACTCACGAGAGAGTAGAAGCTGGTGAACCACTTACTGCTAAAGAATTTACTGATATATATTATGATTTAAATAAAAAATATTATGGTAAATCATGTATAGTAGATGAGGAAATTGGATTAGAATGGGCAAGAATTCCTCATTTTTATTCTAATTTTTATGTATATAAGTATGCAACAGGATTTTCAGCAGCCAGTGCTTTAAGTGAGAAAATATTAAATGAAGGTAAAAGTGCAGTTGAAAAATATATAGAGTTTTTAAAAAGTGGAGGTTCGGATTATCCACTTAATCAGCTAAGAGCAGCTGGTGTTGATATGGAGAAAAAAGAATCTATAGAAAAAGCATTAGATGTATTTAAAGAATTAGTAGAAGAATTAGAAAGAGAATGTTAA
- a CDS encoding phosphate ABC transporter substrate-binding protein, with translation MFSKKIGTLLASTVIVGLLAVGCGTTGSRSDKVAISGSTSVGPVIEKEAEEFKAENQDVSIEINQLGSSAGIKDAITGVAQIGMASRDLKPAEKKEGLKETNIAYDGIAIITHKNNKVKNITMNQIKDIYTGKITNWKEVGGKDAPIVVVSREEGSGTRDAFQEIVGYNSTELVKEAQISDGNGNIKSTVSSNENAIGFTSFSYVDNSVNALDVDQISPTSQNAKNGDYKLARPFLLVYKEKALSENGKKFIDYILSEEGQKIVSEEGLISVK, from the coding sequence ATGTTTAGTAAAAAAATAGGAACTTTATTGGCAAGCACAGTGATTGTAGGATTATTAGCTGTAGGTTGTGGAACAACAGGTTCAAGGTCAGATAAAGTAGCTATATCGGGATCAACATCAGTTGGACCAGTTATAGAAAAAGAAGCAGAAGAATTTAAAGCAGAAAACCAAGATGTATCGATTGAAATAAATCAATTAGGATCATCGGCAGGTATAAAAGATGCAATAACTGGAGTAGCTCAAATAGGTATGGCATCTAGGGACCTTAAACCAGCAGAAAAGAAAGAAGGACTTAAAGAGACTAATATAGCATATGATGGAATCGCTATAATAACTCATAAAAATAATAAAGTTAAAAATATTACTATGAATCAAATAAAAGATATATATACAGGAAAAATAACTAACTGGAAAGAAGTTGGGGGTAAAGATGCTCCTATAGTAGTTGTTTCAAGAGAAGAAGGGTCAGGTACAAGAGATGCTTTCCAAGAAATAGTAGGATATAACTCAACTGAATTAGTTAAAGAAGCTCAAATAAGTGATGGAAATGGGAATATAAAATCAACAGTATCTAGTAATGAAAATGCAATAGGATTTACATCTTTTAGCTATGTTGATAATAGTGTAAATGCATTAGATGTAGATCAAATTTCTCCAACATCACAAAATGCTAAAAATGGAGATTATAAATTAGCTAGACCGTTTTTATTGGTGTATAAAGAGAAAGCGCTATCAGAAAATGGAAAGAAATTTATAGATTATATATTAAGTGAAGAAGGTCAAAAAATTGTATCAGAAGAAGGATTAATAAGTGTTAAGTAA
- the pstC gene encoding phosphate ABC transporter permease subunit PstC: MLAKEQLVDSRNNNKMKYTMEKIAKSIFMLSALVAVISLLLIIGFVFYKGLTPFISKGYSFIDFITGASWVPSADQYGILPMIVASIISTIGALLIGAPIGILTAVFIAEVAPKKVAKFISSGVDLLAGIPSVLYGLFGLAIIVPTIQNIFNLPKGQSLLAVVLVLSIMMLPTIIAVSKTAIKAVPNAYREGSLALGASKIETIFKVVLPAAKSGILAAVVLGTGRALGETMAVMLVAGNSPVLPNSIMDSVRPLTTNIALEMGYAFGTHQEMLFATGVVLFTFILILNLVLSKLSNKAGM, encoded by the coding sequence ATGTTAGCTAAGGAGCAACTAGTTGATTCTAGGAACAATAATAAAATGAAATATACAATGGAAAAAATAGCTAAAAGCATATTTATGCTAAGTGCATTAGTAGCTGTAATAAGTTTATTACTTATAATAGGATTTGTTTTTTACAAAGGACTTACACCATTTATATCGAAAGGATATTCTTTTATAGATTTTATAACAGGTGCATCTTGGGTTCCAAGTGCGGATCAATATGGAATACTACCGATGATAGTTGCATCTATAATATCTACAATAGGGGCATTATTAATAGGGGCTCCTATTGGAATACTTACAGCAGTTTTTATAGCTGAAGTTGCACCTAAAAAAGTAGCTAAATTTATAAGTTCAGGAGTGGATTTATTAGCAGGAATACCATCTGTACTATATGGATTATTTGGCTTAGCAATAATAGTTCCGACTATACAAAATATATTTAATTTACCTAAAGGACAAAGCTTATTAGCAGTAGTATTGGTTTTATCTATAATGATGCTCCCTACAATAATAGCAGTTTCAAAGACAGCTATTAAGGCGGTACCTAATGCTTATAGAGAAGGTTCTTTAGCTCTTGGAGCATCAAAGATAGAAACTATATTTAAAGTAGTTTTACCTGCAGCTAAATCAGGAATATTAGCAGCGGTAGTTTTAGGAACGGGAAGAGCTTTAGGAGAAACAATGGCTGTGATGTTAGTTGCTGGGAATTCACCAGTTTTACCAAACTCTATTATGGATAGCGTAAGACCTCTTACAACAAACATAGCATTAGAGATGGGATATGCATTCGGAACACATCAAGAAATGTTATTTGCTACAGGAGTAGTATTATTTACATTTATACTAATACTGAACTTAGTATTAAGTAAACTTTCTAATAAGGCAGGCATGTAA
- the pstA gene encoding phosphate ABC transporter permease PstA, with protein MRKIKENILKYAVLLSAVFTIGMLAVIVGFIFIKGIGGINLNYLISDYSAVGSGGILPMIVTTLYTVFLSILVATPIGVLAAVYLQEYAKKGKIVDIVRFATESLAGIPSIVYGLFGGIFFVVTLQMGYSIIAGSLTVAIIILPVIIRTTEEALKTVPDGYREASLAMGATKFQTLYKVIIPSALPGILSGIILSIGRVVGESAAILLTAGTVAQMPGSIFDSARTLTVQSYLIAKETGDIQAAASVGVVLIVIVLCLNTLAKFIVKKFSKESY; from the coding sequence ATGAGAAAAATAAAGGAAAATATATTAAAATATGCAGTTTTACTGTCAGCGGTATTTACGATAGGAATGTTAGCTGTAATAGTTGGTTTTATATTTATAAAAGGTATAGGAGGTATAAACTTAAATTATTTAATTAGTGATTACTCAGCTGTAGGCAGTGGAGGAATACTACCAATGATAGTTACAACTTTATATACTGTATTTTTATCAATATTAGTTGCTACACCTATTGGAGTATTAGCAGCAGTTTATCTTCAAGAGTATGCTAAAAAAGGTAAAATTGTTGATATTGTAAGGTTTGCAACAGAAAGTTTGGCAGGTATTCCATCTATTGTATATGGTTTATTTGGAGGTATATTCTTTGTTGTTACATTACAAATGGGGTACTCTATAATTGCTGGTTCTTTAACTGTAGCAATAATAATTTTACCAGTAATAATACGTACTACAGAAGAAGCATTAAAAACAGTTCCAGATGGATATAGAGAAGCATCTTTAGCAATGGGAGCGACAAAGTTTCAAACACTATATAAGGTTATAATTCCTAGTGCATTACCAGGTATATTATCAGGAATAATATTATCTATAGGACGTGTAGTTGGAGAATCTGCAGCAATACTATTAACAGCAGGTACGGTTGCACAAATGCCAGGATCTATATTTGATAGTGCGAGAACATTAACAGTTCAATCTTACTTAATAGCAAAAGAAACTGGTGATATACAAGCAGCAGCTAGTGTAGGAGTAGTATTAATAGTAATAGTTTTATGTTTAAATACTTTAGCTAAGTTTATAGTTAAAAAGTTTAGTAAGGAGAGCTACTAA
- the pstB gene encoding phosphate ABC transporter ATP-binding protein PstB encodes MNNIKINVGNLELFYGDNKALKGINMKIKENKVTALIGPSGCGKSTFLRTLNRMNDLIEGVRIKGEILVDGEDVYKSDDVIKLRTKVGMVFQKPNPFPMSIYDNVAYGPRIHGIKDKATLDKIVEESLRGAAIWEEVKDRLNKSALGLSGGQQQRICIARTIAMKPEVILMDEPTSALDPISTSKVEELIEELKDKFTIVIVTHNMQQAARVSDETAFFLSGEVVEFHETKTIFTNPRDKRTEDYITGRFG; translated from the coding sequence ATGAATAATATAAAAATAAATGTAGGAAATTTAGAGTTGTTTTATGGAGATAATAAAGCTTTAAAAGGTATAAATATGAAGATAAAAGAAAATAAAGTTACAGCGCTTATAGGACCTTCAGGCTGTGGGAAATCAACGTTTTTAAGAACATTAAACAGAATGAATGACTTAATAGAAGGTGTTAGAATAAAAGGAGAAATATTAGTTGATGGAGAAGATGTATATAAGTCTGATGATGTTATAAAACTACGTACAAAAGTAGGAATGGTTTTTCAAAAACCTAATCCATTCCCTATGAGTATATATGATAATGTTGCATATGGACCAAGAATTCATGGGATAAAAGATAAAGCTACTTTAGACAAAATAGTTGAAGAAAGTTTAAGAGGAGCAGCTATCTGGGAAGAAGTAAAAGATAGATTAAATAAATCTGCATTAGGTTTATCTGGAGGGCAGCAACAACGTATATGTATAGCTAGAACTATAGCTATGAAGCCAGAAGTTATACTAATGGATGAGCCTACATCTGCACTAGACCCAATTTCTACATCTAAGGTAGAAGAATTAATAGAAGAATTGAAAGATAAATTTACTATAGTAATTGTTACTCATAACATGCAACAGGCAGCTCGTGTATCTGATGAAACGGCATTTTTCTTATCAGGAGAAGTTGTTGAATTTCATGAAACTAAAACTATATTTACTAACCCAAGAGATAAGCGTACGGAAGATTATATAACGGGAAGATTCGGATAG
- the phoU gene encoding phosphate signaling complex protein PhoU, which translates to MINSSLELNINTLINYTLKMFDKSEEILENSMKYMISKDVENAKKISKEDDEIDDLRDYIRDRSIELMALKQPMAKDLRVIYALESICLELERIGDYSVNIADEVVKIGEEEYIKELIDIPKMKEVCIDMIKSAKNALEDKDEKLAYNTALKDDFIDKLYDQVQEHTLRIMHEKEINIDQGVRLLFIGRYLERIGDHTTNICEKIIYALKGDMIEIG; encoded by the coding sequence ATGATCAACAGTAGCTTAGAGTTAAATATAAATACACTTATAAACTACACATTAAAAATGTTTGATAAGAGCGAAGAAATTTTAGAAAATTCTATGAAATATATGATAAGTAAAGATGTAGAAAATGCAAAGAAAATTTCTAAAGAAGATGACGAAATAGATGATTTAAGAGATTATATAAGAGATAGAAGTATTGAGCTTATGGCTTTAAAACAACCTATGGCAAAAGATTTAAGAGTTATATATGCTTTAGAAAGTATATGTTTAGAATTAGAGAGAATAGGAGATTATTCTGTTAATATAGCTGATGAAGTTGTAAAAATTGGAGAAGAAGAGTATATAAAAGAACTAATAGATATTCCTAAAATGAAAGAAGTTTGTATAGATATGATAAAGAGTGCGAAAAATGCTTTAGAAGATAAAGATGAGAAATTAGCATATAATACAGCTCTTAAAGATGATTTTATTGATAAATTATATGATCAAGTTCAAGAGCATACACTTAGAATTATGCATGAAAAAGAAATAAATATAGATCAAGGAGTAAGGCTTTTATTCATTGGCAGATATTTAGAAAGAATTGGAGATCATACAACAAATATATGTGAAAAAATAATATATGCACTAAAAGGTGATATGATAGAGATTGGATAA
- a CDS encoding polysaccharide deacetylase family protein, which yields MKRRIKPILLNLFIVGILLFLIFLMYENIFERTQEDTNSNIEVKLLDSDALTLTQLMLKTSDICNRGPRPKPEKIAYITIDDGPSKYTDEILDILRKNNVKATFFMIEGNMKTYPEALKNIAKEDHSLGFHSVSHDINVLYKTPEATVNEFNKCKNTLEKITNKISNLIRLPYGSKPYAPKESYEELLKEGYKIWDWNLDTQDWRATSEQIVESVKTYGPQHKEIVLLMHEKEQSVRALQGIIDELENQGYTILPIEERENPKNFWKQNLSK from the coding sequence ATGAAGAGAAGAATTAAACCTATTTTATTAAATTTGTTTATAGTAGGTATACTTTTATTTTTAATATTTCTTATGTACGAAAATATTTTTGAAAGAACTCAAGAGGACACAAATAGCAACATAGAGGTCAAGCTATTAGATAGTGATGCATTAACACTAACTCAACTTATGCTAAAAACTAGTGATATTTGTAATAGAGGGCCAAGACCTAAGCCAGAAAAAATTGCATATATAACTATAGATGATGGACCTTCAAAATATACTGATGAGATTTTAGACATACTTAGAAAAAATAATGTAAAAGCTACTTTTTTTATGATAGAGGGAAATATGAAAACATATCCTGAAGCATTAAAAAATATAGCTAAAGAAGATCATTCTCTAGGATTTCATAGTGTGAGCCATGACATAAATGTTTTATATAAAACACCTGAGGCAACTGTCAATGAGTTTAACAAATGTAAAAATACTTTAGAAAAAATAACTAATAAAATATCTAACTTAATAAGATTACCATATGGAAGTAAACCATATGCACCAAAAGAATCTTACGAAGAGTTATTAAAAGAGGGTTATAAAATTTGGGATTGGAACTTAGATACACAAGATTGGAGAGCTACATCAGAACAAATAGTTGAAAGTGTAAAAACATATGGCCCTCAGCATAAAGAGATAGTTTTACTTATGCATGAAAAAGAACAAAGTGTAAGAGCTCTTCAAGGAATAATAGATGAATTAGAAAATCAAGGATATACTATACTTCCTATTGAAGAGAGAGAAAATCCTAAAAATTTCTGGAAACAAAATTTAAGTAAATGA
- a CDS encoding valine--tRNA ligase: protein MENTNLSKTYNPKDFESRLYSKWVEEGLFKSKPNPNKKPFTIMLPPPNITGQLHMGHALDHTLQDILIRWKRMDGYETLWQPGTDHASIATEVKVVERIKEQEGKTKYELGREEFLKRAMDWRNEFGRKIVDQMKQLGDSCDWDRERFTMDKGCNEAVTEFFVKLYEKGQIYRGNRIINWCPDCKTTLSDAEVEHEEHDGKFYHIKYPISGSDEFLEIATTRPETMLGDTGIAVNPEDERYTHLVGKHAVLPLIGRELIIVADDYVDLEFGTGAVKMTPAHDPNDFEVGQRHNLEKINVMNEDGTMNKLAGKYEGMDRYECRKQLIADLDEAGYLIAIKDHNHNVGSCYRCKTVVEPRLSDQWFVKMDELAKPAIDILKKKDLQFVPDKFDKTYLQWLENIRDWCISRQLWWGHQIPAYYCQECGEVVVAKEMPTACPKCGHTHFKQDEDVLDTWFSSALWPFSTLGWPHNTEELNYYYPTSVLVTGYDIIFFWVVRMAFAGMFCMGETPFEHVLIHGLVRDSEGRKMSKSLGNGIDPLEVIDQYGADALRFMLATGNSPGNDMRFYMERVESARNFANKLWNASRFVFMNIDEDIMEGVTRESVEGNMTLADKWIISRANNVVKEVTDNMDKFDLGIAAQKIYDFAWSEYCDWYIEIVKPRLYSDDKAAKQTALYTLTYVLEKILKLLHPYMPFITEEIYTHLPTVEGSIVVAEFPHYNEADNMAKEEEMMNLTMDGIRNIRNVRAEMNVPPSKKAKVIIVPTAEKKEAMVEGLDYFVTLASASNVEIVEDETNIPEDAVSVVIDGVKIFIPLDELVDFTKELERLNKEKAKLEGEIKRVNGKLSNQGFLAKAPESLVNEEKAKKEKFEEMMKSVIERIENIEAKMK, encoded by the coding sequence ATGGAAAATACTAACTTATCAAAAACGTATAATCCAAAAGACTTTGAATCAAGATTATATTCAAAGTGGGTAGAAGAGGGATTATTTAAATCTAAGCCAAACCCAAATAAAAAGCCATTTACAATAATGCTTCCCCCACCAAATATAACAGGACAATTACACATGGGGCATGCTCTTGATCATACTTTACAAGATATACTTATAAGATGGAAGAGAATGGACGGTTATGAAACTTTATGGCAACCAGGAACAGACCATGCATCTATAGCAACAGAAGTTAAGGTTGTTGAAAGAATTAAAGAACAAGAAGGAAAAACTAAATACGAACTAGGAAGAGAAGAGTTCTTAAAAAGAGCTATGGACTGGAGAAATGAGTTTGGTAGAAAAATAGTTGACCAAATGAAGCAGTTAGGAGATTCTTGTGACTGGGATAGAGAAAGATTTACAATGGATAAAGGATGTAATGAAGCTGTTACTGAGTTCTTTGTGAAACTATATGAAAAAGGTCAAATATATAGAGGAAACAGAATAATAAACTGGTGTCCAGATTGTAAAACTACATTATCTGATGCAGAGGTTGAACATGAAGAACATGATGGAAAGTTCTATCATATAAAATATCCAATATCAGGTAGTGATGAGTTTTTAGAAATAGCTACAACTAGACCAGAAACAATGCTAGGAGATACAGGTATAGCAGTAAACCCTGAAGATGAAAGATACACTCATTTAGTAGGAAAACATGCAGTACTTCCTTTAATAGGTAGAGAACTTATAATAGTTGCTGATGATTATGTTGATTTAGAGTTTGGTACAGGTGCAGTTAAAATGACTCCAGCGCATGACCCTAATGACTTTGAAGTAGGTCAAAGACATAATCTTGAAAAAATAAATGTAATGAATGAAGACGGAACTATGAATAAATTAGCTGGTAAGTACGAAGGTATGGACAGATATGAGTGTAGAAAGCAACTTATAGCTGACTTAGATGAAGCTGGATACTTAATAGCTATAAAAGATCATAATCACAATGTAGGGTCTTGCTATAGATGTAAAACTGTAGTTGAACCAAGATTATCTGATCAATGGTTCGTTAAGATGGATGAATTAGCAAAACCTGCTATAGATATATTAAAGAAAAAAGATTTACAATTTGTGCCTGATAAGTTTGATAAAACTTACTTACAATGGTTAGAAAATATAAGAGACTGGTGTATATCAAGACAGTTATGGTGGGGTCACCAAATACCAGCTTATTACTGTCAAGAGTGTGGTGAGGTAGTTGTAGCTAAAGAAATGCCTACAGCTTGTCCTAAGTGTGGACATACTCACTTTAAGCAAGATGAAGATGTATTAGATACATGGTTCTCTTCAGCTTTATGGCCTTTCTCAACTTTAGGATGGCCTCATAATACAGAAGAATTAAATTACTATTATCCAACAAGTGTTCTTGTAACTGGATACGATATAATATTCTTCTGGGTTGTAAGAATGGCATTTGCAGGAATGTTCTGTATGGGAGAAACTCCATTTGAACATGTATTAATACATGGACTAGTTAGAGACTCAGAAGGTAGAAAAATGAGTAAATCTCTAGGAAACGGAATAGATCCATTAGAAGTTATCGATCAATATGGAGCTGATGCTTTAAGATTTATGTTAGCTACTGGAAACTCTCCAGGAAATGATATGAGATTCTATATGGAAAGAGTTGAATCTGCTAGAAACTTTGCAAATAAATTATGGAATGCATCTAGATTTGTATTTATGAATATAGATGAAGATATAATGGAAGGTGTTACTAGAGAATCAGTAGAAGGTAATATGACTTTAGCTGATAAGTGGATAATATCAAGAGCTAATAATGTTGTTAAGGAAGTTACTGACAACATGGATAAGTTTGACTTAGGAATAGCTGCTCAAAAGATATACGACTTTGCCTGGTCAGAATACTGTGACTGGTATATAGAAATAGTTAAACCAAGATTATACTCTGATGATAAAGCTGCTAAACAAACAGCTTTATATACATTAACATATGTATTAGAGAAGATATTAAAACTTCTTCACCCATATATGCCATTTATAACAGAAGAGATATATACTCACCTTCCAACTGTAGAAGGAAGTATAGTAGTTGCTGAGTTCCCTCATTACAATGAAGCTGATAATATGGCTAAAGAAGAAGAAATGATGAACTTAACAATGGATGGTATAAGAAATATAAGAAATGTAAGAGCTGAAATGAATGTACCACCATCAAAGAAAGCTAAAGTTATAATAGTTCCAACAGCTGAAAAGAAAGAAGCTATGGTAGAAGGATTAGACTACTTTGTAACATTAGCATCTGCTTCAAATGTTGAAATAGTTGAAGATGAAACTAATATACCAGAAGATGCAGTAAGTGTTGTTATAGATGGAGTTAAAATATTTATACCTCTTGATGAATTAGTTGATTTCACTAAAGAATTAGAGAGGTTAAATAAAGAAAAAGCTAAATTAGAAGGCGAAATAAAGAGAGTTAACGGAAAACTTTCTAATCAAGGATTCCTAGCTAAAGCTCCAGAAAGCTTAGTTAATGAAGAAAAAGCTAAAAAAGAAAAATTCGAAGAAATGATGAAATCAGTTATTGAAAGAATAGAAAATATAGAAGCTAAAATGAAATAA